In Streptomyces durocortorensis, a genomic segment contains:
- a CDS encoding cold-shock protein produces the protein MASGTVKWFNAAKGFGFIEQDGGGADVFAHFSNIAAQGLRDLLEGQRVTFDIAPGQKGPMAENIVPA, from the coding sequence ATGGCGTCAGGCACGGTCAAGTGGTTCAACGCGGCCAAGGGCTTCGGCTTCATCGAGCAGGACGGCGGCGGCGCTGACGTGTTCGCCCACTTCTCGAACATCGCCGCCCAGGGCCTCCGTGACCTGCTCGAAGGCCAGAGGGTCACCTTTGACATCGCGCCGGGCCAGAAGGGCCCGATGGCCGAGAACATCGTTCCCGCTTGA
- a CDS encoding CBS domain-containing protein — MTLVQIRPGSTHATPAGGTVADTMDTAGPQVCDDMTVEVALSVMASARTGHLLVCDDSGRCTGLVTRSRLAVVRDGSAYSDRVQLRDILGDRGPFISPVTTMAEAGHMMRYSDVDALPVVDEHGSALGVFALAR, encoded by the coding sequence TTGACGCTGGTCCAGATTCGGCCGGGCTCGACGCACGCCACGCCCGCAGGCGGGACGGTGGCCGACACCATGGACACCGCCGGGCCGCAGGTCTGTGATGACATGACCGTCGAGGTCGCCCTGTCCGTCATGGCCAGTGCCCGTACCGGGCATCTGCTCGTCTGCGACGACAGCGGCCGGTGTACCGGACTGGTCACCCGGTCCAGGCTCGCAGTAGTCCGTGACGGCTCCGCGTACTCGGACAGGGTCCAGCTGCGGGACATCCTCGGCGACCGGGGGCCGTTCATCTCACCGGTGACCACCATGGCCGAAGCCGGGCACATGATGCGCTACAGCGACGTCGATGCCCTGCCCGTGGTCGACGAACACGGCAGCGCGCTGGGCGTGTTCGCCCTCGCCCGCTGA
- a CDS encoding SCO5918 family protein, with amino-acid sequence MRCVIARFPFDLTKSGVLESMKGVKPEQVSGESVVIGRRTYPVKQVGQVITRQDRRDFSAGEVLRAMTQLGFTCRNLAPAPAPTRVLDPLQQASAMLGAPVAA; translated from the coding sequence ATGCGCTGTGTCATCGCCCGCTTCCCGTTCGACCTGACCAAGAGCGGTGTCCTGGAATCGATGAAGGGCGTCAAACCCGAGCAAGTATCCGGCGAGTCCGTGGTCATCGGCCGACGCACCTACCCCGTCAAACAGGTCGGCCAGGTCATCACACGCCAGGACCGCCGCGACTTCAGCGCGGGAGAAGTCCTGCGGGCCATGACCCAGCTCGGCTTCACCTGCCGCAACCTGGCCCCGGCCCCCGCACCCACTCGGGTTCTCGACCCGTTGCAGCAGGCGTCCGCGATGCTCGGCGCCCCTGTGGCCGCCTGA
- the pheS gene encoding phenylalanine--tRNA ligase subunit alpha — MSAPNKSYDPVEVEALKPEEIERLRDEAFAAFAAAGDLDALAQAKTAHTGGTSPLSLANREIGALPPQAKAEAGKRVGQARGAVSKALAARQAELEAERDARVLVEEAVDVTLPYDRIPAGARHPLTTIMERVADVFVAMGYEIAEGPEVEAEWFNFDALNFVPDHPARQMQDTFFVQGTTPDGKATEGDESGVVLRTHTSPVQARSLLERKPPVYVVCPGRVYRTDELDATHTPVFHQIELLAVDEGLTMADLKGTLDHMVQALFGPDMKTRLRPNFFPFTEPSAEMDMVCYVCRGESVGNPDRPCRTCGSEGWIELGGCGMVNPKVLTACGVDPQKYSGFAFGFGIERMLMFRHNVEDMRDMVEGDVRFTRPFGMEI, encoded by the coding sequence ATGTCGGCACCGAACAAGTCGTACGACCCAGTCGAGGTCGAGGCACTGAAACCGGAAGAGATCGAGCGCCTGCGGGACGAGGCGTTCGCCGCCTTCGCCGCCGCCGGTGACCTCGACGCGCTCGCCCAGGCGAAGACCGCGCACACCGGAGGTACCTCGCCGCTGTCCCTCGCCAACCGCGAGATCGGCGCCCTGCCCCCGCAGGCCAAGGCCGAGGCGGGCAAGCGTGTGGGCCAGGCCCGCGGCGCCGTCTCCAAGGCACTGGCCGCCCGCCAGGCCGAGCTGGAGGCCGAGCGGGACGCCCGGGTGCTCGTCGAGGAGGCCGTGGACGTCACGCTGCCCTACGACCGCATCCCGGCAGGCGCCCGCCATCCGCTGACGACCATCATGGAGCGCGTCGCGGACGTCTTCGTGGCCATGGGCTACGAGATCGCCGAGGGCCCCGAGGTCGAGGCGGAGTGGTTCAACTTCGACGCCCTGAACTTCGTGCCCGACCACCCGGCCCGCCAGATGCAGGACACCTTCTTCGTCCAGGGCACCACGCCCGACGGCAAGGCGACCGAGGGCGACGAGTCCGGCGTCGTGCTGCGTACGCATACCTCGCCGGTCCAGGCCCGCTCGCTGCTGGAGCGCAAGCCCCCTGTCTACGTGGTCTGCCCCGGCCGGGTCTACCGCACCGACGAGCTGGACGCCACGCACACCCCGGTCTTCCACCAGATCGAGCTGCTCGCCGTCGACGAGGGTCTGACCATGGCCGACCTCAAGGGCACCCTGGACCACATGGTCCAGGCGCTCTTCGGGCCGGACATGAAGACCCGGCTGCGGCCGAACTTCTTCCCGTTCACCGAGCCGTCCGCCGAGATGGACATGGTCTGCTACGTCTGCCGCGGCGAGTCCGTCGGCAACCCGGACCGCCCCTGCCGCACCTGCGGCAGCGAGGGCTGGATCGAGCTGGGCGGCTGCGGCATGGTCAACCCCAAGGTGCTCACCGCCTGCGGCGTGGACCCCCAGAAGTACAGCGGATTCGCCTTCGGGTTCGGCATCGAACGGATGCTGATGTTCCGCCACAACGTCGAAGACATGCGAGACATGGTCGAGGGTGACGTCCGGTTCACCCGGCCGTTCGGGATGGAGATCTGA
- a CDS encoding transcriptional regulator, with amino-acid sequence MEPNVLLESLIEEAGVSRAGLAGHVNRAGRSRGLSLRYEHTAVSRWLKGQRPRGQVPDLICEVLGGRLGRPVGLDDIGLGAAAASGTDGAAECTSLSGFVDRATALWRSDEQRPHLATVPAVTGTTAVMPVWEWENPPEDTDVSRPGPGRVSEADIAMLRAARDHYEQMYRKTGGVATRSRIVRFLNAEAAPLLRGGYSDALGRSLHRATAGLVAVAGICAYDSDAHGLAQRYFHQALRLAKSSGDRALGGYVIALLVTQSLFLGDYRRSIAFAEAALRAAGDHITPALAADLHAMQAKAYGRLGDAASARVCIGRAEAQAGRIHTGREPDETGYVQPGLVDVQVAEALLSLGDLPGAREHAASAVRAPAHDRGRVHRLAMLSHIELLQGEPDRAAGTAAEMAERARGMESQRLRDRLRQVRAQLAESGCADAVQTAGLIEGALRVPL; translated from the coding sequence ATGGAGCCCAATGTCCTGCTCGAATCCCTGATCGAGGAGGCCGGTGTGTCCCGGGCGGGCCTCGCCGGTCACGTCAACCGGGCGGGCCGGAGCCGTGGCCTGAGCCTGCGGTACGAACACACCGCGGTCTCCCGCTGGCTGAAGGGCCAGCGGCCGCGCGGCCAGGTGCCGGACCTGATCTGCGAGGTGTTGGGCGGCCGGCTGGGACGGCCGGTCGGGCTCGACGACATCGGCCTGGGCGCCGCGGCCGCCTCCGGTACGGACGGCGCCGCCGAGTGCACGTCCCTCTCCGGCTTCGTCGACCGGGCCACCGCGCTGTGGCGCTCCGACGAGCAGCGCCCGCATCTGGCCACCGTGCCCGCCGTCACCGGCACCACGGCGGTGATGCCGGTCTGGGAGTGGGAGAACCCCCCGGAGGACACCGATGTCTCGCGGCCGGGCCCCGGCCGGGTCAGTGAGGCCGACATAGCGATGCTCAGGGCGGCCCGCGACCACTACGAGCAGATGTACCGCAAGACCGGGGGCGTCGCGACCAGGTCCCGGATCGTCCGCTTCCTCAACGCGGAGGCCGCGCCCCTGCTGCGCGGCGGCTACAGCGACGCCCTGGGCCGGAGCCTGCACCGGGCGACGGCGGGTCTGGTGGCGGTGGCGGGCATCTGCGCCTACGACTCCGACGCCCACGGGCTCGCCCAGCGCTACTTCCACCAGGCGCTGCGGCTCGCCAAGTCCAGCGGCGACCGGGCGCTCGGCGGCTATGTGATCGCCCTGCTGGTCACCCAGTCCCTGTTCCTCGGCGACTACCGCCGCTCCATCGCCTTCGCCGAGGCCGCGCTGCGGGCCGCCGGCGACCACATCACCCCCGCCCTGGCCGCCGATCTGCACGCCATGCAGGCCAAGGCGTACGGCCGCCTCGGCGACGCGGCGAGCGCCCGGGTCTGCATCGGCCGGGCCGAGGCCCAGGCGGGCCGCATCCACACGGGACGCGAACCGGACGAGACGGGGTACGTCCAGCCCGGCCTGGTGGACGTCCAGGTGGCGGAAGCCCTGCTCAGCCTCGGGGATCTGCCCGGGGCGAGGGAGCACGCGGCCTCCGCGGTGCGCGCCCCGGCGCACGACCGGGGGCGCGTGCACCGTCTTGCGATGCTCAGCCATATCGAACTGCTCCAGGGTGAGCCGGACCGCGCGGCCGGTACCGCCGCCGAAATGGCCGAACGGGCCCGGGGGATGGAGTCCCAGCGGCTGCGCGACCGGCTGCGGCAGGTCCGGGCTCAGCTGGCCGAGAGCGGCTGCGCCGACGCCGTACAGACCGCCGGTCTTATCGAGGGGGCGCTCCGAGTGCCTCTGTGA
- a CDS encoding helix-turn-helix domain-containing protein, which produces MTADDSFGRLDDDDYPAYTMGRAAEMLNTTQGFLRAIGEARLITPLRSAGGHRRYSRYQLRIAARARELVDGGTPIEAACRIIILEDQLEEAQRINAEHHRAAKPPSTPPVA; this is translated from the coding sequence ATGACAGCAGACGACTCGTTCGGCCGCCTCGACGACGACGACTACCCCGCCTACACCATGGGCCGGGCAGCCGAGATGCTCAACACCACACAAGGGTTCCTCCGCGCCATCGGCGAAGCCCGCCTCATCACCCCACTGCGCTCCGCGGGCGGCCACCGCCGCTACTCCCGCTATCAGCTCCGCATTGCCGCCCGCGCCCGCGAGCTGGTCGACGGCGGGACCCCGATCGAGGCCGCCTGCCGCATCATCATCCTTGAGGACCAACTCGAAGAAGCCCAGCGCATCAACGCCGAACACCACCGAGCCGCCAAGCCACCCAGCACGCCGCCCGTAGCCTGA
- a CDS encoding DEAD/DEAH box helicase, whose translation MNPTRTNNRSSRARSRTADSGSRFNSPAPARSAAPARSAAPARSGGSGRSGGHGRRPAAVQGEFALPVTVTPALPAVEAFADLDMPGPLLAALTAQGVSVPFPIQGATLPNTLAGRDALGRGRTGSGKTLAFGLALLARTAGQRAEPRQPLALILVPTRELAQQVTDALAPYARSVRLRMATVVGGMSIGRQANALRGGAEVVVATPGRLKDLIDRGDCRLDQVAITVLDEADQMADMGFMPQVTELLDQVRPEGQRMLFSATLDRNVDRLVRRYLSDPVVHSVDPSAGAVTTMEHHVLHVHGADKNRTTTEIAARDGRVIMFLDTKLAVDKLTDHLLASGVRAAALHGGKAQSQRTRTLTQFKTGHVTVLVATNVAARGIHVDNLDLVVNVDPPTDHKDYLHRGGRTARAGESGSVVTLVTPSQRRDMTRLMTAAGIVPQTTPVRSGEEALGRITGARTPSGIPVTITAPVAARRERSRSASSRGRRSPASAARRVTAHQSSFDAAA comes from the coding sequence ATGAACCCCACACGTACGAACAATCGCTCTTCCCGTGCCCGCAGCCGTACCGCCGACTCCGGCAGCCGCTTCAACTCGCCCGCCCCGGCCCGTTCCGCCGCCCCGGCCCGTTCCGCTGCGCCGGCCCGTTCCGGCGGTTCGGGCCGCTCGGGTGGCCATGGGCGGCGGCCCGCCGCGGTCCAGGGCGAGTTCGCCCTGCCGGTCACGGTCACTCCCGCGCTGCCGGCGGTCGAGGCGTTCGCCGATCTCGACATGCCGGGGCCGCTGCTGGCGGCGCTGACCGCGCAGGGGGTGAGCGTCCCGTTCCCGATCCAGGGGGCGACCCTGCCCAACACCCTCGCGGGCCGCGACGCCCTGGGACGCGGGCGCACCGGCTCCGGCAAGACCCTCGCCTTCGGCCTGGCTCTGCTGGCCCGCACCGCCGGTCAGCGTGCCGAGCCCCGGCAGCCCTTGGCCCTGATCCTCGTGCCGACGCGCGAGCTGGCCCAGCAGGTGACCGACGCCCTGGCCCCCTACGCCCGCTCGGTGAGGCTGCGCATGGCCACCGTCGTGGGCGGAATGTCGATCGGGAGGCAGGCCAACGCACTGCGCGGTGGCGCGGAGGTCGTCGTGGCGACGCCGGGCCGGCTCAAGGACCTCATCGACCGTGGTGACTGCCGACTTGACCAGGTCGCGATCACTGTTCTGGACGAGGCCGACCAGATGGCTGACATGGGCTTCATGCCCCAGGTCACCGAGCTTCTGGACCAGGTCCGTCCCGAGGGGCAGCGGATGCTCTTCTCCGCCACCCTGGACCGTAACGTCGACCGCTTGGTCCGCCGCTACCTCAGCGACCCGGTCGTCCACTCCGTCGACCCCTCCGCCGGGGCGGTCACCACGATGGAGCACCATGTGCTGCACGTGCACGGCGCGGACAAGAACCGTACGACCACCGAGATCGCAGCCCGCGACGGTCGGGTGATCATGTTCCTGGACACCAAGCTGGCCGTGGACAAGCTCACCGACCACCTGCTGGCCAGCGGTGTGAGGGCCGCGGCTCTGCACGGCGGGAAGGCGCAGTCGCAGCGCACCCGGACCCTGACCCAGTTCAAGACCGGGCACGTCACCGTGCTCGTGGCCACGAACGTCGCCGCACGCGGCATCCACGTCGACAACCTCGACCTCGTCGTCAACGTCGACCCGCCGACCGACCACAAGGACTACCTCCACCGCGGCGGACGAACCGCCCGGGCAGGGGAGTCCGGCAGCGTCGTCACCCTGGTCACCCCCAGCCAGCGCCGCGACATGACCCGACTCATGACCGCCGCCGGCATCGTGCCCCAGACCACCCCGGTCCGCTCCGGCGAAGAAGCACTCGGCCGGATCACCGGCGCCCGGACGCCCTCCGGCATTCCCGTGACGATCACCGCCCCGGTGGCCGCGCGGCGTGAGCGCAGCCGCAGCGCGTCCTCACGGGGCCGGCGCAGCCCCGCCTCCGCGGCCCGGCGCGTGACCGCACATCAGTCCTCCTTCGACGCGGCTGCCTGA
- a CDS encoding TrmH family RNA methyltransferase gives MGTPELISPRSPRVAAARRLARRNFRGKERRFIAEGPQAVREAAAHRGGDGEPTLIELFATPEAADRYADIVEAAHAAGARVHLAGDDVLADVSQTVTPQGLIGVCRFLDSPFQEILDAKPTLVAVLANVRDPGNAGTVLRCADAAGADAVVLTDASVDLYNPKSVRASVGSLYHLPVAVGVPVEQAVQGLRDAGVRILAADGAGADDLDDELDAGTMGGPTAWVFGNEAWGLPEETRALADAVVRVPIHGKAESLNLATAAAVCLYASARAQRPRRAPGA, from the coding sequence ATGGGCACCCCCGAACTGATCTCCCCGCGTTCCCCGCGCGTCGCCGCCGCCCGCCGGCTGGCCAGACGGAACTTCCGCGGCAAGGAGCGCCGGTTCATCGCCGAGGGGCCGCAGGCCGTACGCGAGGCCGCGGCGCACCGGGGCGGCGACGGCGAGCCGACCCTGATCGAGCTGTTCGCCACCCCCGAGGCCGCCGACCGGTACGCCGACATCGTCGAGGCGGCCCACGCGGCGGGGGCCCGGGTCCACCTGGCCGGCGACGACGTCCTCGCCGACGTCTCGCAGACCGTCACCCCGCAGGGCCTGATCGGCGTCTGCCGCTTCCTGGACTCCCCGTTCCAGGAGATCCTGGACGCGAAGCCCACCCTGGTGGCGGTTCTGGCCAACGTCCGCGACCCCGGGAACGCCGGTACGGTACTGCGCTGCGCCGACGCGGCGGGCGCGGACGCCGTGGTCCTGACCGACGCATCCGTCGACCTCTACAACCCCAAGTCGGTGCGCGCCTCGGTCGGTTCGCTCTACCATCTGCCCGTCGCCGTCGGCGTGCCCGTCGAACAGGCCGTGCAGGGGCTCCGCGACGCCGGGGTGCGCATCCTCGCCGCCGACGGGGCCGGGGCCGACGACCTGGACGACGAACTGGACGCGGGCACCATGGGCGGCCCCACCGCCTGGGTCTTCGGCAACGAGGCCTGGGGGCTGCCCGAGGAGACCCGCGCGCTCGCCGACGCCGTCGTCCGGGTCCCGATCCACGGCAAGGCGGAGAGCCTCAACCTCGCCACCGCGGCCGCCGTCTGCCTCTACGCCTCCGCCCGCGCGCAGCGGCCGCGGCGCGCCCCCGGCGCGTAA
- a CDS encoding sensor histidine kinase: MAVGMSSPRPAHTAVVSAAGEDPDGAKTGPDGLDGFGIDPDDLPDALVVADESGRVICFNAAASRITDTSRADAIGRPLDAALPLEDLKGKRWWPLTDPYGGLATRSGQPERNLLLPGGREVLVSARYVRETPTGPVRRVVVSLRGTEARRRTERSHAELIATVAHELRSPLTSVKGFTATLLAKWERFTDDQKRLMLETVDADAGRVTRLIAELLDISRIDSGRLELRRQPVDVSAAVARHVQGLITGGQAPERFRVRAGGPLPALWADPDKVDQVLGNLLENAVRHGEGTVTIEIAPAPAPGTSDEMGTAVTVSDEGPGIPEESMGRVFTRFWRGSKRGGTGLGLYIVKGIVEAHGGTITVDRGPGGGAEFRFILPVSMPAYLK, translated from the coding sequence ATGGCTGTCGGCATGAGCTCGCCGCGACCGGCGCACACCGCCGTCGTAAGCGCCGCGGGCGAGGACCCGGACGGCGCGAAGACGGGTCCGGACGGCCTCGACGGCTTCGGGATCGACCCGGACGATCTCCCCGACGCTCTCGTCGTCGCCGACGAGAGCGGGCGCGTCATCTGCTTCAACGCCGCCGCCTCCCGCATCACCGACACCTCCCGCGCCGACGCGATCGGCCGCCCCCTGGACGCGGCTCTCCCGCTGGAGGACCTCAAGGGCAAGCGCTGGTGGCCGCTGACCGACCCGTACGGCGGTCTCGCCACCCGCAGCGGCCAGCCTGAGCGCAATCTGCTGCTCCCCGGCGGCCGCGAGGTCCTCGTCTCCGCCCGCTACGTACGCGAGACGCCCACCGGGCCCGTGCGCCGGGTGGTGGTCTCGCTGCGCGGCACCGAGGCCCGTCGGCGTACCGAACGCAGCCACGCCGAGCTGATCGCGACCGTCGCCCATGAACTGCGCTCCCCGCTGACCTCCGTCAAAGGGTTCACCGCCACCCTCCTCGCCAAGTGGGAGCGGTTCACCGACGACCAGAAGCGGCTGATGCTGGAGACCGTCGACGCGGACGCCGGGCGGGTCACCCGGCTCATCGCGGAACTGCTCGACATCTCCCGGATCGACTCCGGGAGGCTGGAGCTGCGCCGCCAGCCCGTCGACGTCTCCGCCGCCGTCGCCCGCCACGTCCAGGGCCTGATCACGGGCGGCCAGGCTCCCGAACGCTTCCGTGTCCGCGCCGGGGGGCCGCTGCCCGCCCTCTGGGCCGACCCCGACAAGGTCGACCAGGTCCTTGGCAACCTCCTGGAAAACGCGGTGCGCCACGGCGAGGGAACCGTCACCATTGAGATCGCCCCGGCACCCGCGCCGGGGACGAGCGACGAGATGGGAACGGCTGTCACCGTGAGCGACGAGGGCCCCGGCATCCCCGAGGAGTCGATGGGCCGTGTCTTCACCCGCTTCTGGCGGGGGAGCAAGCGCGGCGGCACGGGCCTCGGGCTCTATATCGTCAAGGGCATCGTCGAGGCCCACGGCGGCACCATCACCGTCGACCGGGGGCCCGGCGGCGGAGCCGAGTTCCGATTTATTCTGCCTGTGAGCATGCCCGCCTATCTGAAGTAG
- the pheT gene encoding phenylalanine--tRNA ligase subunit beta — MRVPLSWLREYVDLPATETGRDVQAKLVSVGLEVETVEQIGAGLKGPLVVGQVLTIEELEGFKKPIRFCTVDVGTANGTGEPQEIVCGARNFSVGDKVVVVLPGAVLPGDFAIAARKTYGKTSHGMICSTDELGMGDDGTHGIIVLPPEHEVGTDAIELLQLVDEVLDIAVTPDRGYCLSMRGVARETATAYGLPLRDPALLDVPAPNAYGYPVQISDPIGCDRFTARTVTGLQPEARSPIWLQRRLQKAGMRPISLAVDITNYVMLELGQPLHAYDRTRVEGPIGVRRAQQGEKLTTLDGTVRVLDAEDLVITDNRGPIGLAGVMGGANTEIADADGEHALTTEVVIEAAHFDAISIARTARRHKLSSEASKRFERGVDPQAAAAAAQRTVDLLVLLAGGTAEAGVTEITAPHAPRTIAMPANHPDKVAGVEYGRETVVRRLQQVGCDVYGQDELIVTVPSWRPDLNEPNDLAEEVIRLEGYENLPSTLPTPPSGRGLTDRQRLHRRIGRVLAGAGYVEALSYPFIGDAVLDQLGLEADDARRRTVKLVNPISDEEPSLRTTLLPGLLGALRRNDGRGSHDLALFETGLVFRPTGEETQAVRLPVDRRPTDEEIAGLNAALPRQPRRAAVVLAGAREQAGWWGKGTPATWADAVEAARSIAAEAGVEVVVRADQHAPWHPGRCAALYVTVNGEETLLGHAGELHPRVIKALHLPERTCAAEIELDVLEQAVDGALQAPRISTFPVATQDVALVVAGDVPAADVERALREGAGELLESLRLFDVFTGEQIGEGNKSLAYALRFRAADRTLTVEEASAARDSAVALAAERTGAVLRGA; from the coding sequence ATGCGCGTCCCGCTTTCCTGGCTGCGGGAGTACGTCGACCTGCCGGCGACGGAGACCGGCCGTGATGTACAGGCCAAGCTCGTCTCCGTCGGCCTTGAGGTCGAGACCGTCGAGCAGATCGGTGCGGGCCTCAAGGGCCCCCTGGTCGTCGGACAGGTCCTGACCATCGAGGAGCTGGAGGGCTTCAAAAAGCCCATCCGCTTCTGCACCGTCGACGTCGGCACCGCCAACGGCACCGGCGAACCGCAGGAGATCGTCTGCGGCGCCCGTAACTTCTCGGTCGGCGACAAGGTCGTCGTGGTCCTCCCGGGCGCTGTCCTGCCCGGCGACTTCGCGATCGCCGCCCGCAAGACGTACGGCAAGACCTCCCACGGCATGATCTGCTCCACCGACGAGCTGGGCATGGGCGACGACGGAACGCACGGCATCATCGTGCTGCCGCCGGAGCACGAGGTCGGCACCGACGCGATCGAGCTGCTCCAGCTCGTCGACGAGGTCCTCGACATCGCCGTCACCCCGGACCGGGGCTACTGCCTCTCGATGCGCGGTGTCGCCCGCGAGACCGCGACCGCCTACGGGCTGCCGCTGCGCGACCCGGCGCTGCTGGACGTGCCCGCGCCCAACGCGTACGGCTACCCGGTCCAGATCTCCGACCCGATCGGCTGCGACCGCTTCACCGCCCGTACCGTCACCGGGCTCCAGCCCGAGGCCCGCTCCCCGATCTGGCTGCAGCGCCGCCTCCAGAAGGCCGGGATGCGGCCCATCTCGCTGGCGGTCGACATCACCAACTACGTGATGCTGGAGCTCGGCCAGCCGCTGCACGCCTACGACCGCACCCGGGTCGAAGGCCCCATCGGTGTGCGCCGCGCCCAGCAGGGCGAGAAGCTCACCACCCTTGACGGCACCGTGCGCGTGCTGGACGCCGAGGACCTGGTCATCACCGACAACCGCGGGCCGATCGGCCTCGCGGGCGTCATGGGCGGCGCCAACACCGAGATCGCCGACGCGGACGGCGAGCACGCCCTCACCACCGAGGTCGTCATCGAGGCCGCGCACTTCGACGCGATCTCGATCGCCCGCACCGCGCGCCGCCACAAGCTGTCCTCCGAGGCGTCCAAGCGCTTCGAGCGCGGCGTCGACCCGCAGGCCGCCGCAGCAGCGGCGCAGCGCACCGTCGACCTGCTGGTCCTGCTCGCGGGCGGCACCGCCGAGGCCGGGGTCACCGAGATCACCGCGCCCCACGCGCCCCGCACCATCGCCATGCCGGCGAACCACCCGGACAAGGTCGCCGGTGTGGAGTACGGCCGCGAGACCGTCGTCCGCCGCCTCCAGCAGGTCGGCTGCGACGTCTACGGGCAGGACGAGCTGATCGTCACCGTCCCGTCCTGGCGGCCCGACCTGAACGAGCCGAACGACCTCGCCGAAGAGGTCATCCGGCTGGAGGGCTACGAGAACCTGCCCTCCACCCTGCCGACGCCCCCCTCCGGCCGCGGTCTCACCGACCGCCAGCGGCTCCACCGCCGCATCGGCCGGGTGCTGGCCGGAGCCGGGTACGTCGAGGCGCTGAGCTACCCGTTCATCGGCGACGCGGTCCTGGACCAGCTGGGCCTGGAGGCGGATGACGCGCGCCGCCGCACGGTCAAGCTCGTCAACCCGATCTCCGACGAGGAGCCGTCGCTGCGCACGACGCTGCTGCCGGGCCTCCTCGGCGCACTGCGGCGCAACGACGGCCGCGGCAGCCACGACCTCGCGCTCTTCGAGACGGGCCTGGTCTTCCGGCCCACCGGCGAGGAGACCCAGGCTGTCCGGCTGCCCGTCGACCGCCGCCCCACCGACGAGGAGATCGCCGGACTGAACGCGGCCCTGCCGCGTCAGCCGCGCCGCGCCGCCGTCGTTCTCGCGGGCGCCCGCGAGCAGGCCGGCTGGTGGGGCAAGGGCACCCCGGCGACCTGGGCGGACGCCGTCGAGGCCGCCCGCTCGATCGCCGCGGAGGCCGGTGTCGAGGTCGTCGTCCGCGCCGACCAGCACGCCCCGTGGCACCCGGGCCGCTGCGCCGCGCTGTACGTCACCGTGAACGGCGAGGAGACCCTCCTCGGACACGCGGGCGAACTGCACCCGCGCGTCATCAAGGCGCTCCACCTGCCCGAGCGGACCTGTGCCGCCGAGATCGAGCTCGACGTCCTGGAGCAGGCCGTCGACGGAGCGCTCCAGGCGCCCCGGATCTCCACCTTCCCGGTGGCGACCCAGGACGTCGCCCTCGTCGTCGCCGGGGACGTCCCGGCCGCCGACGTGGAGCGGGCGCTGCGCGAGGGCGCGGGTGAACTCCTCGAATCGCTGCGGCTGTTCGACGTCTTCACCGGCGAGCAGATCGGCGAGGGCAACAAGTCCCTGGCGTACGCGCTGCGCTTCCGCGCCGCCGACCGCACGCTGACCGTGGAGGAGGCCTCGGCCGCCCGCGACAGCGCGGTGGCCCTGGCCGCCGAGCGCACGGGCGCGGTGCTGCGCGGGGCGTAG
- a CDS encoding NUDIX domain-containing protein, protein MQWTNLSEQNVYQNPWFRVNLADVELPDGSHLDHFVIRLRPVAAATVVNEANEVLLLWRHRFITDSWGWELAAGVVEDGEDLAAAAAREMEEETGWRPGELRRLLTVEPANGLTDARHHLYWSDEAHWTGPPQDAFESSRREWIPLKVVPDMIARGEVPAANMAAALLMLHHLRLG, encoded by the coding sequence GTGCAGTGGACGAACTTAAGCGAACAGAATGTGTATCAGAACCCCTGGTTCCGGGTGAATCTGGCCGATGTCGAGCTGCCCGACGGCAGCCACCTCGACCACTTCGTCATCCGGCTGCGCCCGGTCGCGGCGGCCACCGTCGTCAACGAGGCCAACGAGGTGCTGCTGCTGTGGCGGCACCGCTTCATCACCGACAGCTGGGGCTGGGAGCTGGCCGCGGGCGTCGTCGAGGACGGCGAGGACCTCGCGGCCGCCGCGGCCCGCGAGATGGAGGAGGAGACCGGCTGGCGCCCCGGCGAGCTGCGCCGGCTGCTCACCGTCGAGCCCGCCAACGGTCTCACCGACGCCCGGCACCACCTCTACTGGTCCGACGAGGCGCACTGGACCGGGCCTCCGCAGGACGCCTTCGAGTCGTCCCGGCGCGAGTGGATACCGCTCAAGGTGGTCCCGGACATGATCGCCCGGGGCGAGGTGCCCGCCGCGAACATGGCAGCCGCGCTGCTGATGCTGCACCACCTCAGACTGGGCTGA